One region of Polaribacter pectinis genomic DNA includes:
- a CDS encoding NUMOD4 domain-containing protein produces MIRDLWNEEWKDIQFDEKISKKEKFKISNYGRIINCKNEEKPYLKKETYTNGYESLSLKQEANGKSTARYVHKLVAKHFIEKESNDKQFVIHLNYDKKDNSLENLQWATKREKELHQFKNPVFIKSRENITYGKLSVGKVKIIKRQLQNKRNRITMIAKRFGVSDMQIHRIKSGENWGHVTI; encoded by the coding sequence ATGATACGAGATTTATGGAATGAAGAATGGAAAGACATTCAGTTTGATGAAAAAATTTCCAAAAAAGAAAAATTTAAAATTTCTAATTACGGAAGAATAATCAATTGTAAAAATGAAGAAAAACCTTATTTAAAAAAAGAAACGTACACAAATGGTTACGAATCTTTATCTTTAAAACAGGAGGCTAATGGTAAATCAACTGCTAGATATGTTCATAAATTAGTTGCAAAACATTTCATAGAAAAGGAGAGTAATGATAAGCAATTTGTTATTCACTTAAATTACGATAAAAAAGATAATAGTTTAGAAAATTTACAATGGGCAACAAAACGGGAAAAAGAATTACATCAATTTAAAAATCCTGTATTTATCAAATCAAGAGAAAATATAACTTATGGAAAACTTTCTGTTGGAAAAGTAAAAATTATAAAACGACAACTTCAGAACAAAAGAAATAGAATAACAATGATTGCTAAACGTTTTGGGGTTTCAGATATGCAAATCCATAGAATAAAATCCGGTGAAAACTGGGGACATGTAACCATTTAA